The Impatiens glandulifera chromosome 3, dImpGla2.1, whole genome shotgun sequence genome contains a region encoding:
- the LOC124932985 gene encoding protein EPIDERMAL PATTERNING FACTOR 2-like isoform X2: MKRSTSRRRCSLIHHLEYYNNPFLVLISLLLLLSSSCCSSAQTLLLRSHLIYINKHHDQHHHLRKGEQHHHQEEEDDSREKKEKEMTTEPTLTGSRLPDCSHACGPCFPCKRVTVSFKCSAVESCPMVYRCTCNGKYYHVPSI, encoded by the exons atgAAGAGAAGTACTAGTAGACGTCGTTGTTCACTCATACATCATCTTGAGTACTACAACAACCCGTTTCTCGTCCTAATTTCACTTCTACTACTACTTTCGTCGTCATGTTGTTCATCAGCACAAACCCTACTACTACGCTCTCATCTTATTT ATATCAACAAACATCATGATCAACACCACCACCTTCGGAAAGGAGAGCAACATCATCATCAG GAGGAGGAGGATGATTCAAgggagaaaaaagaaaaagaaatgacGACCGAGCCAACATTAACAGGATCAAGGTTGCCAGACTGCTCGCACGCATGCGGACCATGTTTCCCTTGCAAGAGAGTCACAGTTAGCTTCAAATGCTCTGCCGTTGAGTCCTGCCCCATGGTTTACAGGTGCACTTGTAACGGCAAATACTATCATGTCCCTTCCATCTAA
- the LOC124932985 gene encoding uncharacterized protein LOC124932985 isoform X1: MKRSTSRRRCSLIHHLEYYNNPFLVLISLLLLLSSSCCSSAQTLLLRSHLIYINKHHDQHHHLRKGEQHHHQVSIEEEDDSREKKEKEMTTEPTLTGSRLPDCSHACGPCFPCKRVTVSFKCSAVESCPMVYRCTCNGKYYHVPSI; this comes from the exons atgAAGAGAAGTACTAGTAGACGTCGTTGTTCACTCATACATCATCTTGAGTACTACAACAACCCGTTTCTCGTCCTAATTTCACTTCTACTACTACTTTCGTCGTCATGTTGTTCATCAGCACAAACCCTACTACTACGCTCTCATCTTATTT ATATCAACAAACATCATGATCAACACCACCACCTTCGGAAAGGAGAGCAACATCATCATCAGGTTTCTATC GAGGAGGAGGATGATTCAAgggagaaaaaagaaaaagaaatgacGACCGAGCCAACATTAACAGGATCAAGGTTGCCAGACTGCTCGCACGCATGCGGACCATGTTTCCCTTGCAAGAGAGTCACAGTTAGCTTCAAATGCTCTGCCGTTGAGTCCTGCCCCATGGTTTACAGGTGCACTTGTAACGGCAAATACTATCATGTCCCTTCCATCTAA